One genomic region from Antedon mediterranea chromosome 3, ecAntMedi1.1, whole genome shotgun sequence encodes:
- the LOC140043787 gene encoding uncharacterized protein produces the protein MTKSSQDDMDLIADIVLTKAIGPRDLHNAYIKVNQKLQDIAFNQIPSIDYHKYGTGSCFEGVPLPFCGDQDYMYNFSHCPVVLWPFEPARKYHKGGYLIAEQSPNEPAFFTLKVNSNWPLDESLKNGVDKNGYFRTNALQTIDVSKLKNVRKHGPAFELTHNYRTTDLILCLKCQSWPFLLKNCFTRKMSKLACLFVGTEPPTSKSKEMEWRLSFSLAERELCLELAEPFVKCMCALKAIKNLYVFRKPAPFCSYFIKTACFWMCETSLNSISTMDLIRKTLDWLIKCYLHGNLPHYFISKQNLIGHIKKTRCEEVITLLNAVKQHLWSNVMSGIEVAVDFLPVFRGSLKLSLSNYSELESVLRNSRDSRIKEIPLELRNMSDKALQLLRLTTMHFDGFDRIFQNEIEQNTFNHLETLKLKLDDMIESVLQSDDKIVPSDYEHILRHSLYCSLADSYTGFLKYLQANGRHDLNGYLNKPLDYYEKGSELVYPDRWSDQHHIGTKINVIKHYYLMNDVQKLKEMLAKFEPVLNEVKRNKGVMTRLRKVLIGLTIMTFDHFSWQNIDMDIFGLAAKMTLSPFLNINPIVFILYVNAKISLKEKDIHRAFGYLNEMKSSLTVIQEADHEVTQYLIKTIEWHFLYTFWFAFRTLF, from the coding sequence ATGACTAAATCAAGCCAGGATGACATGGATTTAATTGCAGATATCGTTCTGACGAAGGCAATTGGGCCGAGAGATCTTCATAATGCTTATATTAAAGTTAACCAGAAACTACAAGATATTGCATTCAATCAAATACCTTCCATTGATTATCACAAATATGGGACTGGAAGTTGTTTTGAAGGTGTGCCATTACCATTTTGTGGAGATCAAGATTACATGTATAACTTTTCACATTGCCCAGTTGTATTGTGGCCATTTGAACCAGCAAGGAAGTATCATAAAGGTGGATATCTAATCGCTGAGCAGAGTCCAAATGAACCAGCTTTTTTTACACTGAAAGTAAACAGCAACTGGCCTTTGGATGAGTCTTTGAAAAATGGTGTTGATAAGAATGGCTATTTTAGGACTAATGCTCTTCAAACGATAGATGTCAGTAAATTAAAGAATGTTAGAAAACATGGTCCTGCATTTGAACTAACTCATAACTATCGTACAACTGATCTAATACTGTGTTTAAAATGCCAGTCATGGCcgtttcttttaaaaaattgtttcacAAGAAAAATGTCTAAGCTTGCATGTCTGTTTGTTGGTACTGAACCTCCAACAAGCAAATCAAAAGAAATGGAGTGGAGGTTATCGTTTTCGCTAGCTGAAAGAGAATTATGTTTAGAACTTGCTGAACCATTTGTCAAATGCATGTGTGCACTTAAGGCAATAAAAAATCTTTATGTATTTAGGAAACCTGCACCGTTCTGTTCTTACTTTATTAAGACAGCTTGCTTCTGGATGTGTGAAACTTCTCTTAATAGTATTAGCACTATGGACTTAATTAGGAAGACACTTGATTGGCTGATAAAATGCTATCTGCATGGGAACCTCCCTCATTACTTTATTtccaaacaaaatttaattggaCACATAAAAAAGACACGTTGTGAGGAAGTGATAACATTATTGAATGCAGTTAAACAACATCTTTGGAGCAATGTAATGTCAGGTATTGAAGTTGCTGTTGATTTCTTACCTGTCTTTCGAGGATCACTCAAACTAAGTCTTTCCAACTATTCAGAACTGGAGTCTGTCCTACGGAATAGCAGAGATAGTAGGATCAAGGAGATACCATTAGAATTACGTAACATGAGTGATAAAGCACTACAATTATTAAGGTTAACTACTATGCATTTTGATGGATTTGATAGAATCTTTCAAAATGAAATAGAGCAAAATACATTTAATCACCTGGAAACTCTTAAACTGAAACTAGACGATATGATTGAATCAGTTTTACAAAGTGATGACAAAATAGTACCAAGCGACTACGAGCATATTTTAAGGCATAGTTTATATTGCTCTTTAGCAGACAGTTACacaggatttttaaaatatttgcaaGCTAATGGGAGACATGATCTGAATGGATACCTCAATAAGCCATTGGATTATTATGAGAAAGGATCAGAGCTTGTGTACCCTGATAGATGGAGTGACCAGCACCACATAGGTACCAAAATTAATGTCATTAAACATTACTATTTAATGAATGATGTGCAAAAACTGAAAGAAATGCTTGCCAAGTTTGAACCAGTACTTAACGAAGTCAAAAGAAATAAAGGTGTAATGACAAGACTAAGAAAAGTTTTAATTGGTCTTACTATTATGACCTTTGATCACTTTTCTTGGCAGAACATTGATATGGACATATTTGGTCTTGCTGCTAAAATGACCTTAAGTCCATTTTTGAACATTAATCCAATTGTTTTCATACTTTATGTTAATGCAAAGATCTCACTCAAAGAAAAAGACATTCATAGAGCATTTggatatttaaatgaaatgaaatcaaGTTTGACTGTGATTCAAGAAGCAGATCATGAAGTAACACAATATCTAATCAAAACAATAGAATGGCATTTTCTGTACACATTTTGGTTCGCATTTAGAACGCTCTTCTAA
- the LOC140044239 gene encoding uncharacterized protein, producing the protein MAVVCKSRGKDNDRIADKLLKRAMCLRSLRITSNKVKQKLYDISITASCKRKYVVGSLYEAMPHIICGDQDFMLNHPLYPVVLWPFEPARKDHKGGYLMAQQNPNEPVYFTLKVNSNWPLDVSLNYAINEYGYIMPDVFTKDEFRKSETTFQESSRKHGPSIELTHYDSTTTDIISCLSCQSWPLHSVDFFTRERENSWPPDVILRKIPKVDCLVVGVGHPTSPSKEIEWRLSFSLAERELCYELCQPYAECMCALKAIKSSKYIDLFSESDSPTPFCSYFIKTACFWMCETSPTKGHVSTMNLIRKTLDWLIKCYEERYLPHYFIYQQNLIGNFSRECCDKMRVSLKTVKRDLWSNVMSSIAVIVGGCMDVILDHQLFIPNSPKEYSELINSKDKIKEINTNILSNDFTKEFELRCLTTLQCFVFSGIIQDYFCQKIDPLEIIQLQLDDIIELVLESDDKNSTNWLQGSLHYLYCCLGDTYTGLLKYLQDCGIYNLQDYLNKPLNCYEKGSKLLYPDGWRDQRCIGTQINVIKFYYLMNEETKLKEMLVKFEPVLSKVKRNKQILTKLRKVIIGTTKNTQVDIYAWRIVDKDIFGIAKNSKHITCFNAIVFIFYVNAKLSLKEGDIYRAYEHLNEMKSILHVIKLADTGVLNIFVQIDNIEEDIESQVSEGDDVGLGLGLSQESTTVRDACILKIENETETVESDSSSADQKDIGLDKSLFEEGKSSSENSTSSRGTWDNKTDFLLSCLGYAVGLGNVWRFPYLCYENGGGAFLIPYATMLLLAGLPMFFMELCLGQYSSSGPATVWRISPMFRGMGYGMVLISAFIGLYYNVIITYILYYMFASFTNKLPWIGCNNPWNTDMCNGIYDECLRTGNKIMTVNNTCVGVDSLSEEQLDFYNIGLNTLGEIDLSNYIDPLKSKRKLPSEEYFKNAVLHEASGIGELGTVVWPLLSCLVFAWIIIYFCLQKGIKSSGKVVYFTATFPYIVLVLFLILGLTLEGSYNGIKFFLTPRWEILYEPKVWLDAAVQIFFSLSTSWGGLLTLSSYNRFHNNCYFDAIFIALANCMTSVFAGVVIFSILGFMANELGREVSEVVDQGFGLAFIAYPEALARLPAAPVWSVLFFFMLLTLGLDTQFTIMETVMTFITDFFPNLRRNKPKVLLASCTMMCLASLICVTEAGVYWVSLLDSYSASFVMLTFATMECIIVSWVYGYDRFKEDISIMIGSARVNNKLFNYWRVCWCFITPALLSFVQVYSFVNWSAPSYNGGFPTWAHTIGWLITGSTIILVPVFIVVELRNASGTFLQRLKLISAPAADWGPLKYEHRALVRISESSVSTISDLVEQEKGKTSGSTEPNKASHDPT; encoded by the exons ATGGCAGTTGTGTGTAAATCAAGAGGTAAAGACAATGATAGAATTGCAGATAAGCTTCTTAAAAGAGCCATGTGTTTAAGGTCTCTTCGTATTACTTCTAATAAAGTTAAACAGAAACTATACGATATATCTATTACTGCATCCTGCAAAAGAAAATATGTAGTGGGAAGTTTGTATGAAGCTATGCCTCACATAATTTGTGGAGATCAGGATTTCATGTTAAATCATCCACTTTATCCAGTTGTGTTGTGGCCGTTTGAACCAGCAAGAAAGGATCATAAAGGTGGCTATCTAATGGCTCAACAGAATCCAAATGAACCAGTTTATTTTACGCTAAAGGTAAACAGCAACTGGCCTTTGGATGTATCTTTAAATTATGCTATTAATGAGTATGGTTATATAATGCCTGATGTCTTTACGAAAGATGAATTCCGTAAATCTGAAACAACATTTCAGGAATCGTCTAGGAAACATGGTCCTTCAATAGAATTAACCCATTATGACTCTACAACAACTGatattatttcttgtttatccTGTCAGTCATGGCCATTGCATTCAGTAGATTTTTTTACAAGAGAAAGAGAAAACAGTTGGCCACcagatgtgattttaagaaAGATCCCCAAGGTTGATTGTCTGGTAGTTGGTGTTGGACATCCAACAAGCCCATCAAAAGAAATTGAATGGAGGTTATCTTTTTCTCTAGCTGAACGAGAACTTTGTTATGAACTCTGTCAACCATATGCTGAATGCATGTGTGCTCTTAAAGCAATAAAATCTTCAAAGTACATTGATCTATTTAGTGAATCTGATTCACCAACACCATTCTGTTCTTACTTTATAAAGACAGCTTGCTTCTGGATGTGTGAAACTTCACCTACTAAAGGTCATGTCAGCACTATGAACTTGATCAGGAAGACACTTGATTGGCTGATAAAATGCTATGAAGAAAGGTATCTCcctcattattttatttaccaacAAAATTTAATTGGAAATTTCTCAAGAGAATGTTGCGATAAAATGAGAGTTTCACTGAAGACAGTCAAAAGAGATCTTTGGAGCAATGTGATGTCAAGTATTGCTGTTATAGTTGGTGGTTGTATGGATGTCATTCTAGATCATCAACTCTTTATTCCCAATAGCCCTAAGGAATATTCAGAACTAATAAATAGCAAAGATAAGATTAAGGAGATTAACACAAATATACTTAGCAATGATTTTACAAAAGAGTTTGAACTACGGTGTTTAACTACTTTGCAGTGTTTTGTATTTAGTGGTATCATACAAGATTATTTCTGTCAAAAAATCGATCCATTAGAAATTATTCAACTTCAACTCGATGATATAATTGAATTAGTCTTAGAAAGTGATGACAAAAATAGTACCAATTGGCTACAAGGaagtttacattatttatattgcTGTTTAGGAGATACATATACAggtttattgaaatatttacaaGACTGTGGGATATATAATCTGCAAGACTACCTCAACAAGCCATTGAATTGCTATGAGAAAGGATCAAAGCTTTTGTACCCTGATGGATGGAGAGATCAGAGATGTATAGGTACccaaattaatgttattaaattcTACTATTTAATGAATGAAGAAACAAAACTGAAAGAGATGCTTGTCAAGTTTGAACCAGTACTTAGCAAAGtcaaaagaaacaaacaaatattgacaAAACTAAGAAAAGTTATAATAGGTACTACTAAAAACACACAAGTGGATATTTATGCATGGCGTATTGTTGATAAGGACATATTTGGTATTGCTAAAAATTCAAAACATATTACTTGCTTTAAtgcaattgtttttatattttatgtaaatgcCAAACTATCACTTAAAGAAGGAGACATTTATAGAGCATATGAacatttaaatgaaatgaaGTCAATTTTACATGTCATTAAATTAGCTGATACTGGGG ttttaaatatatttgtgcAGATTGATAACATTGAGGAGGACATCGAATCTCAAGTATCAGAGGGTgatgatgtaggcctaggcctaggcctatctcaAGAAAGCACAACTGTGCGGGATGCATGCATCCTCAAAATTGAGAATGAGACTGAGACTGTCGAGAGTGATTCCTCATCTGCAGACCAAAAAGACATAGGCCTAGACAAGAGTCTTTTTGAAGAAGGAAAAAGTAGTAGTGAAAACAGCACCTCAAGTAGAGGCACATGGGACAATAAAACAGATTTTCTGTTGTCTTGTCTGGGGTATGCTGTTGGGTTAGGAAATGTTTGGCGATTTCCTTACCTGTGCTATGAAAATGGTGGCG GTGCATTCCTTATACCTTATGCAACCATGCTGTTGTTAGCTGGACTTCCCATGTTCTTCATGGAGCTTTGCCTTGGACAGTACTCCAGCAGTGGACCAGCAACTGTCTGGAGGATTTCACCAATGTTTAGAG GAATGGGTTACGGAATGGTGCTGATTTCAGCTTTTATCGGCCTTTACTACAATGTGATCATAACATACATATTGTATTACATGTTTGCTTCATTCACTAACAAACTGCCCTGGATCGGATGTAACAACCCTTGGAACACGGACATGTGTAACGGCATCTACGACGAGTGTCTGCGCACTGGTAACAAGATCATGACGGTGAACAACACATGCGTTGGTGTCGACTCCCTTTCAGAAGAACAACTTGACTTTTACAATATTGGACTCAACACACTAGGAGAAATAGATCTAAGTAACTACATCGATCCATTGAAGTCAAAACGGAAACTTCCCAGCGAAGAGTATTTCAA gaatgCTGTCCTGCATGAGGCATCTGGGATTGGTGAATTGGGCACTGTTGTTTGGCCATTACTAAGCTGTCTTGTCTTTGCTTGGATCATCATCTATTTCTGTCTTCAAAAAGGCATTAAATCTTCAGGAAAA GTGGTATACTTCACAGCAACATTCCCATACATTGTATTGGTACTTTTCTTGATACTTGGACTGACATTGGAAGGTAGTTACAACGGCATTAAGTTCTTCCTAACCCCACGCTGGGAAATCCTCTATGAACcaaaa gtaTGGCTGGACGCAGCAGTTCAGATTTTCTTCTCCCTTAGTACATCATGGGGTGGATTACTGACATTGTCCTCATACAATAGGTTCCACAACAACTGCTACTT TGATGCCATATTCATAGCCCTAGCCAATTGTATGACCAGTGTATTCGCTGGAGTTGTAATCTTTTCCATCCTTGGCTTTATGGCAAATGAACTTGGACGAGAAGTCAGCGAAGTTGTAGACCAAG gcTTTGGTCTAGCTTTCATTGCCTACCCAGAAGCCCTTGCTAGGCTGCCTGCAGCACCAGTCTGGTCAGTCCTGTTTTTCTTTATGCTGCTCACCTTAGGCCTGGACACCCAG ttCACCATAATGGAGACTGTTATGACATTCATCACAGATTTCTTTCCAAACCTAAGAAGGAACAAACCAAAGGTTCTCTTAGCCAGCTGTACCATGATGTGCCTCGCCTCTCTCATCTGTGTTACTGAG GCCGGAGTATACTGGGTGAGTCTATTAGACTCGTACTCAGCTAGCTTTGTCATGCTGACCTTTGCCACTATGGAATGCATAATTGTAAGCTGGGTGTATGGCTATGACAGATTCAAGGAAGACATCTCCATCATGATTGGTTCTGCAAGAGTTAACAACAAACTCTTCAATTATTGGCGTGTCTGTTGGTGCTTTATCACACCAGCTCTGCTTAGT TTTGTACAAGTGTACAGCTTTGTCAACTGGAGTGCGCCATCTTACAACGGAGGCTTCCCAACCTGGGCACATACAATTGGATGGCTCATTACAGGCTCCACCATAATTCTGGTTCCAGTCTTCATCGTTGTAGAGCTGCGTAATGCATCAGGCACATTCCTTCaa CGACTAAAACTCATCAGCGCTCCTGCTGCAGATTGGGGACCACTGAAGTACGAACATCGGGCCTTGGTCAGGATATCTGAAAGTTCAGTTTCTACCATATCCGATCTGGTTGAACAGGAAAAgg GCAAAACGAGTGGCTCCACAGAGCCTAACAAAGCCTCACATGACCCTACTTGA